A window of Castanea sativa cultivar Marrone di Chiusa Pesio chromosome 8, ASM4071231v1 genomic DNA:
agactacattcatgactttgtgttactacgaatattttatgaagagattgtatgtataataaagtcttgggatataatttattaatagggcctagagtgcaattatatttatatagtggtattaaatataattaatggtaactttggacttgttaagagttgacggaaaagcccaaggcccattggagctagtgtcttattggtcccttttgattccactccaagccacacactaaagcccaattagaaaggcccaataggtcagcccaattagataatcagttagttataaagggagaaacatacaaaatttttattaagaaaataagaaatggtgtgtatgtgaaagtgagacacattttcattctccctttgaaaactgattgaaagaccacacatcttgggcgtaaagtggaattggagtgaagattaaaagtgttcccaagtgcttctaatctttgttttgaatttatccacaccaaggtacgctattttgttcttaaattctgaaatttacatagtgcacgttattaatcatgaatgaaatagatccttatttgttgcttccgctatgtgttttgtatgagatacaaaaccagtttgtTCCAACAATCATGTACCCTTAGAGTGCTATAGTGGGCAGTTTAaactcttaccgaggagcaTTTCccgattttcaagcatagaagcgtttgaggaacttcccattgatggggccgatccttacaccctcttgatcaatcaacttgtaagctccattGGTGTAGACTTCTTGCATAACATAAGGTCCATCCCATTTTGAAGTGAACTTATTGGCTGTACGATGAGTCGTGATGATAGGTCTTCGAACAACGAGGACTAAGTCACCCACTTGGAAGGATCGTGGTTTAACTCTTTTATTAAATGCACTTGACAGACGAGCTGGATATCACTCAAGGCATTGTTGGGCCTCAAGCCTTCTCTCATCTAGTGCCTCTAGCTCTTGTAATCTGAGCTTGGTGTTTTCCTCTTCAGTTAACCCTTCTTGAACGGTGATCCGTAGTGATGGGATCTAGCGTTATAGGGGGAGGACAGCTTCTACTCCATAAACCAAAGAATATGGGGTTGCTTGAGTGGGCGTTCGAAATGTTGTTCGATATGCCAATAATGCTTCTCTAATCTTTTCATGCCAGTCTCGCTTAGTCTTGGataccactttctttaacaaactgccaagagttttgttaaaggcttcGGCTAATCCATTCGCTGGGGCATTGTACATAGAGGAGTTGTACtgtttaaatgaaaatttcttGCATAGCTCCGTCATCAGCCTATTGTGAAACGGTTTGCCATTATCAGTTATGATATACCGAGGGACACCATACCGATAGATCAAGTGAGTTCGAATGAAATTGACCACCGTTTCTTCTTCACTTCCTTAAGAGGCACAGCTTCTGTCCATTTCGAGAAGTAATCAGTTGCAGCCAAGATGTACAAATGGCCACTGGATGATTCTGGTAATGGTCCTATTGCGTCAAGCCCCTATgcatcaaaaggccaagaagctacAGTTAGGTGTAAAGGTTCTAGTGGCTGATGGATGAAGTTTGCATGATATTAACAAGCCTCACACCTCTTAGCATACTCCATGGAGTCTTGCACCATCGTGGGCCAATAGTAACTCATTCGTTTGATCCTGTAGTGTAACTTAGGACCCAATTGATATGCGCCGCATATTCCAGAATGAGCCTCTtctaaggcttgtttagcctTATTCTCTCCTAAGCAACGGAGAAACAATCCATCAAATGAACGGTGGAAGAGAGTGTCCTTATAGTAAATGAATCGAGCAGCCCTTCGCTGAACTTTAGTCTTGTTGCGTTTATCATCCAGGAGTCTTCCATGTTAAAGGTATTCAATGATCATTTGTCGCCAATCTTCTTTTTCAACAAAGCATATAGAAATGATGTTGGCTtgctcttcttcctcttctttttcaaCCATGAGAGGTACCACCCACCTTTGGGAAATAGCAACCTTCGTTGTCTCTTCTTGGGATAATGCTATGGCGGTAGCTAAATGAGCTAAAGCATCAGCTTGTCTATTTTCCTTCCTTGGTATATGCTCTAATGTGATGGCCTCAAAATTCGCTAGCAACTTCTTCGCGTATTTGCAATAGGGGATGAGGTCTTCTTTCTTGATGTCATATTGCTCTAAGATTTGGctgataattaatttggaatccccAAAGATCTTAAGTTGTGATATGCCCATCTCAATGGCCATTTTTAGGCCAATAGTTAATGCTTGATATTAGGCTATGTTTTTAGAGCAAAGTTCACTTAATGAGAATAAGCATAGAAGTATTTGTCAttgtggagaaacaaacactacacCTGCCCCCGCTCTTTCTCAACGTGCACCCCCATCGAAAAACATCGTCCGCGGTGGCATTACTTCAATGTAGAACACGTCTTCATCTGGGAAATCATCAGAGAACTCCCAATCAGAGGGAACTGGGTGATCAACTAAGAAATCTGCCAATGCTTGTCCTTTAACGGCTTTTTGTGGAATGTAAGCAAGGTCATATTGTTGTAGCAGGACTGCCGATCGAGCTATATGACCTGAAACCACTGGCCTGGAGAGGACATATTTGATCGGGTCTGCCTTTGCTATCAAATGGACCGTATATGCTTGCATGTAGTGTTTCAATTTGTCTATGGCAAAGAAAAGAGCAAGACACATCTTTTCaataggagaataatttaattcagcCCCATTAAAAGTTCGGCTCAAATAATAAAGGGCTCTTTCCTTCCCTTCCTTATTTTCTTGCGCCACAAGAGCACCTAGAGACCTTTCTTGTGCTGCAATGTACAACACTAGAGGCTTTCCTGGGATAGAAGCACCTAAAACTGGAGGAATAAGTAGGTATCTTTTTATGCTTGTAAAAGCGTTACTACAAGCCTCATCCCATTTGAAGTGTACATCCTTCTTCATCAACCTATTGAAAGGTTGACATCGACCAGCCAAGTTCGAGATAAATTGTCGTATGTAGGCAAGTCTTCCTTGCAAGCCCCTAAGTTCTCGCAGATTCTTGGGCTCTGGCATTTTCTGGATCGCTTCAATTTTGGACTGGTCGATTTCAATGCCGTGATGCCTCATAATGAAACCAAGGAAATTCTCGATGTTACGCCAAAAGTGCATTTGAAGGGGTTCATTTTAAGCTGATACTTTCTTAGGTGGTTGAACAAAGATCGTAGATCTGCCAGATGGTCTTCCCTCCCTTTTGTTTTAGCCACCAGATCATCGACGTAATACTCCACGTATTtatgaagtacattatcaaagatcttttgtcccaaaggcattactttgtagcagtAAATGCCCTTAGGAGTACGAAAAGCTGTAAGCTCTTCATCCTTAGGATTcattcaaatttgattgtaacgTGAAGAaccatccatgaaagataaACCTTCATGACCAGTAGTGGCGTCAACCATGACCTCAGTGATGGGCAATGGAAAATCATCCTTGGGGCACGCATTGTTCAAATCACGGAAGTCAACGCACACCCTGATTTGtccattctttttttgatagggacAATGTTAGCAATCCACTCCGGGTACTGTACTTCACGAATGAAGCCCGCCTCAATTAGCTTATTAACCTCGGTTTCTATTTGAGGAATAAGCTTCGGCCGAAAGCATCTTTGAGCTTGTTTGACTGGGCACACGCCTTTCTTTATTACCAAATGGTGTAGAGCAATACTTGGATTAAATCCAGGCATTTCTTTGtaagtccaagcaaacacatctttatattctacTAGGAGCTTAaggtatccttcttcttcttcagggGTAAGAAGCGCACTGATGAAAGTTGGTCGGGACTCTTCGGTAGTTcctaaattgatctctttaagttcatcaacTGTAGCCTGTCCTTCGTCTTCCAAAGCCGAAGGAGcttcatcaacttcttcatTGGTTGCTTCGACATCTGAAAGTGTACCTTCTTCTACTGTAATATGAAACGAAGATGATGCTTCTTCAATTTGGTCATTGCGGACAACTGATTATCTTGTGTGTACAACCGTTTGCCTTTTGACTTTAACAGATCCTTCGGTGTTGATGTCTAGGGTAGAGTTACGTTTCATGTGTGAAGGAATGCTACTGCAGATCCCATCATTAGCTTTCTCCTCCCCTTGAACATCAAAGTTTATGGAATTTTAAGAACAGCTATTGACAAGCCCTTTTATTGCCCCTAATCGAACAAAGACTGATCTATAAGCAAGAGTGTCCCGATTTTGTGTTAAGCAAGTTCTAGTTAACCTGTCGAACACTGTGATTCATGACGATGGGGCATCGATGCGATCGAACACTAAGACACGCGATGCAAAGTGATCTTTCCTTCGATTCGAACTTTTGCCGACCTCCACTGTGATGTATTGGGAACTTGAAGCATTGCTTCTTTTCTTGATCCATATTTGAGCCGGTTGTTCTGGAGTATAACCTAATCCGATCTttgggataggaatttcatgTCCTTCAAGCCGCACTCTCCTTTGTGTTTTGCTGAGGCCGTGCACCTTCTCCCCGATGACTTCTGGGATTAGTTTCCCTAGGTCCCcttgttttgagaaatcatagccTACTTTGGCTAAAAGCCTATATGCCTTTTGGTCGAACCATTCTTTCGTCCGTTCACTTGGAAGAATACTGTGTTCTATCCAACTTTGCGAAGACCTCATGAATCCATTTAATGGTTTCGAGGGCAAAGGGTTTGTGGATGAAGTTAAAGGCATAGTATGATTTTCCTTCAATATGGCTACATCCTCCATCGTGAGCTTCGTAGGAGGCCTTCCCTTGTTTACAATAGATTGAAGGCATTCTGTGAATGGTGATTGTCCTTTCTTGCGGCATGATAATGGTACATAACAAAGAAATGGAGGATTGTCAGAAGGCGTTGAAATCTTTTGTCCCCCTGAATTACTGGTAGATCCACTAGAATGGTTATCTCCTTCTTTTGGGGAAGGAGTATCCTTTCCAATGATGAATctaacatgcttcttttcattttgcttGCTCTCTATGGGCGGGATCTCAACTGGGAGAACTTCATTAGGAACGTCATCTTCTACATAGAATTTTGCGTCAGCAAAGTGAGCTTCGGTCTTAGTAAAAGGTTTTAAGTTGGCATTGACCTTTTTTCCTCCACCTTGAATGTACTTGAAACATTGATGAGAAGTTGACGGCACTATTCCGTTCTCGTGGATCCATGGACATCCCAACAACATGTTGTAGGTTGTCTTGGCATCAATAACATGAAACAAAACATTGCTTGTCAATTCTCCAATGATTAGTTCCAAGTGTATCATACCAATTGCGCGTTTTCCTACTTGGTTAAAACCTTGAATGACCAAACGACTATGCGATAACTCCTCCATAGTAAGACCAAGTCGTCTCATCATTATTTTTGGTAGTATATTAACAGCTGAACCTCCATCAATGAGAATACGATAGATCTTTTGTTCACGTGCATAACCAGAGACATAAAGTGGACGATTGTGGGGTAGAGCCTAACAACAGATCCTTGTCAATGAAAGTTATGTCTAGGGAGCACACACAACACTCTTGGGTTTGTTAAAGCACGTTGGCATAAAGAGTGCACATCTCCAGTTTTTCAAGAGCTTGGGTGAGCACCTCCTTCGGTGAGGTGGAGGACTGTAAGGGTTCAACTTCATCATCTTGAGATTGGAGTTTCTCCAAAGTCTCATTTGGTCCATCATGGTCGATATCCTTCTCTTCATCATGAATTTCATAGCAAGAGATTGTGTGAACGGCTTCTGTTGAGTCTTTTGAAAGAATTTTCTGGGGAAGAATTCTTCTAATGTGATGAGATTTCGAAGCTTTTGGGTTTGTGCAGAATCGTCATGCATTTTTATGCCCAATCTTTCTTGCCTTTTATCACTCCTTCCTCTTGATCGTAGCTGAATCAAGTTTTGTGCTCTTTTGGACTCTTGGTTgatcaaatgaagagggaattctcatcttttcttccatcTTCTACGAGTAACCATTGTCCAGCCCTCCTCCTCATCCATCGTCGACCTTTTATCATCATTTGAGCTATAGTCAAATGCTTCTTGTAAGAGCTGAACTTGAACAGGTTCTAGAGAACCAAACTGGATGAGTGTGGTATTTGCCCCCAGCTTAGTATTTAGAGATATGCAACTAGGCAACATCATCAAAATCCAAgtcgattttcctttccttggctaACTTCATGATATGTTCTTTAAGAGCAAAGCATTTCTAGATTGGATGACTTATGATGTAatgatacttacaatagttTGGGTCATCAACTTCCCTATCTCTTCTAGTCGTTGCATTCCGACAATTCAATTAATTTACGCTTGAGGATTTGTTCTAGCATTTCGGGCATATCGGCATCTGGGAAAGGATACACCTTTTGTTCCTGTTCCTTGAGCGACGAGCGAAGCATTTCACGTCGTTGGCTTCCTTCAGGCCTCTTCTCATTAgccttcatttttcttgttgaaattTTGGCTGGGGCAGAGTTGATATTCATTGAGTCTTTGACGTTACTTTTCGCATTCCTATCACTCTTCCTTATttcccttctttctttcctttcctcAAGCATAGGAGGCTTCGTATTTCCATGACTAGCAATGCTTAGCTCCATGTCATGCGCACGAGTTGctaactcttcaaatgatcgGGGCTTTATCCCTTGCAGGATGTAAAGAAGTCCCCAGTGCATGCcctggatgcacatttctacaacAGATATTTCAGAAAGTTTATCCTTACAATCtagactcaaagaacgccaccgattgatatagtcaacaacgggctcgtctttccactgcttagtattggtaagctccatcatgcttaccgtgcaACGTGTACTGTAGAACCAATTGAGAAACTCCATTTCAAGTTGTTCCTAACTATCGATTGACTCGGGCTCTAggtctgtataccaatcaaaggcattccccTTTAGTGAACGGATAAACTTCTTTACAAAGAGACTTCCTTGAGTTCCTGCATTCTCACAAGTTTCTACGAAGTGAGCAATGTGTTGTTTTGGATTGCCTTTCCCGTCAAATTGTAGGAACTTAGgaggttgatacccatttggcattctcatgtCGTCTATGCGTTTTGTATagggttttgaatatatgaggGAACTAGTGGGAGAACCCCCATATTGTGCTCAAATGGTATTCGTTATCATGTCTTGGAGTTGTTGGACAGATAACGAAGCTATTAGGGTGGAATATCCATGTTGAGAAGTGCCTTCAACTCCTTTTCCCTTGTCAACCCTAGTGTTTTCTCCTTTCAAGGTGAAGCCAGGCGGGTGCTTAGAGCCAAGACTTGATTCACCCGAATCTTGTACCTCCAGTTTGTTCATCAGGGTTGCAATTTTGACATACTTATCCTCTAGTGCTTTTGTAAGAAGGATGACCCTTTGTTctatttcagccatcttttcttccatggtagaggtgttagtcatcatCACTGGCATAACCTCTAGATGTGACGGAGAAAATGGTGAAACCGGATGAGTCAAAGTTATTTCATTCCTTAAGCTTCTCATCACGggtgaagagttgatagaaaaggtctTTGTTGTGGATGATTCATTATTGATCTCCAAATCAAATGAATCCTTGGCGATAGCTTCCCTATTGGCAAGAAAGTCCAGAGCCTTGGATCGACTGCGAGTGATTGGGCCGATATAATCATCGGCAATGGAAGCATCAACCACTGATTTTCGGACATTCTTGTCAGAGGCCATTGAAGCTGGTGGCaaatcaaatttcttttcttttgaaggagaaagagatgagaggcagagaggtccCACCGGGcatgccagaatttgtagacgactaaatttcttagttcgaaataagtcgaacaagtaaaatagtttcacaaatgcggatttgtattgatgaatgtgTGATACAATTCTCCGAAATTataaaagagtgatcctctaatttgatctccttgaaagatttgttgattggaattttggtaatgtgattttgatccGAACAcaaaatatccttcaatttggctaaggaatggatcgaagatcttcgAAATGGAATTAAAATGAATCTCTGgttatgagcttgttagaaatattttattcttcacgttcttcgtgttcttcgtgtatTCTTCGTCTTCGAAGGTTTGTAGTGGAAGTTCTTCGaggctttagaggcttgaatccgtagaacTTCgctgatttgtggtttgttaaggcttctggaggcttttgagcttgattccgatgacctttgagatctaggGGGGTAGTTTGGATggttttgcttcgaatgttcttcGTATTcaaggttgaagttcttgaagttcctgGAGGCTTCAAGGCTTGATTCTAGTAGAGCTTCAATACTTCTAAATCTTTTTTGATGCTGCTTGTGCTCTAGATGGCTTGGTGTGTCCAAAtgccttaggaaggcttttatttataggagtttgggggtAGGTGAGCAATACGTGGCgaagtctgattggtgacacatgtcataGCCTGATTGGTCTACTTGGGCCATCACTTACATGCACCGGATCGCTTGGGTCATTGCTTACACGCGCTGGCtcgcttgtgtcatcgcttacatgcgCCTACGTGTGATtagcattttgcatgtttttcatgtttttaccTTAATGAAATGTGGCAAATTCTAGTAACAGTACATGATGCTTTGTAATTAGCcatactttgtggacttggtggtatgatgtgtcagcttgtgataggccAGGAATTTTTCCTCTCTACAGTTGGGAACACTCCCAACAACTCTAGCAATGGTGGGAATCGACAAGATGGGAATTGAGAGCCTAAGTATAACCAAGGCCAGCCACCAAAGATGATTCAAATGATGCAGACCTTGGTTGGAGTGGTCCAACAACATGTCACTACTTGAGATAACCTGGCTAGGATGATGGAGTAACGTCGAGGTCATTATGGTGGGATGATTAAATTCAAGAAGTTGTCTCCTCCAGCTTTTGAGGGGACTACTAAGCCTATGGAAGCAGAAAAATGGATCATTGAGATGGAGAAAGTGGTTTATGTAGCCTATATGTTGCATGGAGATGCTTATGACTGGTGGCGGCTGGAAGAAGACAAACGTGGCCAAGAGACTGAGCCTTGGACTTAGGAACTACCAAAGTGCTCTCCATGTGGTAGGTCTCATGCAGATAAGGATTGCCACTAGAATACTGAAGCATGTTTCTCATGTGGACAAAAGGGTCATAGCATTGCTAAGTGTCCCCAATGAAAGGAGGTTGAGACCATTCCAAGACCAACAACAGGACAAAATCAAGGAGCAAGCCAAAAGCCCAGGATCCAAAGAAGGGTTTATGCACTCACACAACAGGATGCTAATATTTCTAATGCTGTGGTAATAGGTATTACCTTAGTTTCCACAACTTATGCTTATGCATTGTTTGATCCTGGTGCCACTCACTCTGTCATATCTACTAATTTTGCAaagaaacataattttaaatttgagcaTATGGAGTCTGAATTATGTGTGGATACCCCAATTGGGGGTGTAGTGGTTATTGATAGTGTTTGAAAGTCTTGTGTTGTCAAAATAGCAAGTAAAGAGTTACTAGCAGATCTAACATTGTTGGAAATGCAGGATTTTGATAGAATCTTTGGGATGGATTCGTTGGCTGCCCATTATACCATAGTTGATTGTTATAGGAAGAAGGTAATTTTCTAAGTACCTGGTGAgattgagttttgttttgtgGGAAGTGGGGCATATACTTCTCCACGGGTGATTTTATCTTTACAAGCTAGACGTATGTTGAAGAAAGGGTGTAAAGGATATCTGGCCACTGTGTGAGACACACAACAAGGTGAATTGAAGATAAAGGACATTTTTGTAGTGAGAGGGTTTTCAGATGAGTTTCCAGAAGACTTGttagggttaccaccaaataaGGAGATAGAGTTTTCTATTGACCTATTACCAGGTTCTGGCCCAATTTCTAAGGCCCCATACCGAATGGCACCTGCTGAGTTGATGAATTAAAAGAACAATTGCAAGAGCTGCTTGAAAAAGGCTTCATCAGGCCTAGTGTTCCCCCTTGGGGTGCACCTATGTTGTTTGTAAGGAAAAATGATGGGAGCATGTGACTTTGCATTGATTATAGGGAGCTGAATAGAGTGACAGTGCGAAATAAGTACCCTTTACCAAGGATAGAGGATTTGTTTAATCAACTTCAAGGAGCACAAGTTTTCTCTAAGATTGATCTCCAGTCCGGTTACCATCAATTGAAGATTAAGACTGCTGATGTGCCTAAGACAGCCTTCCATACAAGATATAgccattttgaatttttggtgaTGCCTTTCGGCTTAATCAATGAACCAGCAGCCTTTATGGACTTAATGAATAGGGTGTTTAAGCCCTACTTAGATAAGGCTTGTACTACAACTATTGTAGGAGGAAAAGTTGTATGCAAAgcttaaaaaatatgaattttggtTAGAAAGTATTGCATTCCTAGGGCATGTTATATCCCAAGATGGGATTTTTGTTGATCCTAAGAAAATGGAAGCAGTAGTAGAATGGAATAGATCGAACAATATGACAAAGATTCGTAGTTTTTGGGACTGACTAGATATTACAGGAGGTTTGTTGAAGGATTTTCTCACTTAGCTATGCCTTTGACTCGCTTGACCCAAAAGGGAGTTAAGTTTGAGTGGACTAGAAAGTGTAGACAAAGCTTCCACAAATTGAAGAGAAGATTGGTGTCAACACCTATTCTCACCATACCTTCAAGAGGTGGAGGTTTCACCATTTATAGTGATGCCTCTAGGAAAGGCTTGGGGTGTGTTCTTACGCAACATGGGAAGGTAGTGGCATATGCCTCTTGATAGTTCAAGCCTTATGAGCAAAATTATCCCACACATGACTTGGAGTTAGCAGCGGTGGTTTTTGCTCTAAAAATTTCGAGGCACTATTTGTATAGAGAACAGTGTAAGATATTCACTAACCACAAGAGCTTCAAGTATCTCT
This region includes:
- the LOC142606119 gene encoding uncharacterized protein LOC142606119, which produces MEELSHSRLVIQGFNQVGKRAIGMIHLELIIGELTSNVLFHVIDAKTTYNMLLGCPWIHENGIVPSTSHQCFKYIQGGGKKVNANLKPFTKTEAHFADAKFYVEDDVPNEVLPVEIPPIESKQNEKKHVRFIIGKDTPSPKEGDNHSSGSTSNSGGQKISTPSDNPPFLCYVPLSCRKKGQSPFTECLQSIVNKGRPPTKLTMEDVAILKENHTMPLTSSTNPLPSKPLNGFMRSSQSWIEHSILPSERTKEWFDQKAYRLLAKVGYDFSKQGDLGKLIPEVIGEKVHGLSKTQRRVRLEGHEIPIPKIGLGYTPEQPAQIWIKKRSNASSSQYITVEVGKIVRNDQIEEASSSFHITVEEGTLSDVEATNEEVDEAPSALEDEGQATVDELKEINLGTTEESRPTFISALLTPEEEEGYLKLLVEYKDVFAWTYKEMPGFNPSIALHHLVIKKGVCPVKQAQRCFRPKLIPQIETEVNKLIEAGFIREVQYPEWIANIVPIKKRMDKSGCALTSVI
- the LOC142606117 gene encoding uncharacterized protein LOC142606117: MAIEMGISQLKIFGDSKLIISQILEQYDIKKEDLIPYCKYAKKLLANFEAITLEHIPRKENRQADALAHLATAIALSQEETTKVAISQRLLDDKRNKTKVQRRAARFIYYKDTLFHRSFDGLFLRCLGENKAKQALEEAHSGICGAYQLGPKLHYRIKRMSYYWPTMGLDAIGPLPESSSGHLYILAATDYFSKWTEAVPLKEVKKKRWSISFELT